In the Palaeococcus pacificus DY20341 genome, one interval contains:
- a CDS encoding fluoroquinolone export ABC transporter permease subunit, translated as MIGRLVRTDFKVGTRGYIYPIYLLIALAYGLVVMAFPEQYHPIIVPIFVLIEPGLVGFMFVGTGIFAEKKDGTIGALAVTPLEWRSYILAKTLLMVLVSLPAAALIMGIGTRSLNGLSYVLAGTFLVSIVYTLLGIAVSSKYHDLDDYFVPLLGVMVLSLLPFAHYHGYLTNEIWKVLYAVPSYPALYFFKAPFEEISMNTLMWSGFALIIWSGIAYHLARIRFYKYAVEGLR; from the coding sequence ATGATAGGTCGACTTGTTAGGACAGACTTCAAAGTCGGGACGCGGGGCTACATCTACCCGATATATCTCCTCATAGCTTTAGCCTATGGTCTTGTGGTGATGGCTTTTCCGGAGCAGTACCATCCGATAATCGTGCCTATATTCGTCCTCATTGAGCCCGGGCTGGTTGGTTTTATGTTCGTGGGGACTGGTATTTTTGCGGAGAAAAAGGATGGAACAATAGGTGCTTTAGCAGTTACACCACTCGAATGGAGGAGCTACATCCTCGCCAAGACGCTCCTCATGGTGCTGGTTTCTCTCCCGGCGGCGGCGCTCATAATGGGAATTGGGACAAGATCCCTCAATGGGCTTTCATACGTCTTGGCCGGCACATTTCTTGTCTCCATAGTTTACACACTCCTCGGCATTGCCGTATCTTCAAAGTACCATGACTTAGATGACTACTTCGTTCCTTTGCTGGGGGTCATGGTGCTCTCGCTCCTCCCTTTTGCTCACTACCACGGCTACCTCACCAACGAGATATGGAAGGTTCTCTACGCTGTCCCAAGCTACCCGGCACTCTACTTCTTCAAAGCACCCTTCGAGGAGATTTCAATGAATACCCTGATGTGGTCTGGTTTTGCTTTGATAATCTGGAGCGGTATAGCATATCACCTTGCTAGAATCCGCTTTTACAAATATGCGGTGGAGGGATTGAGATGA
- a CDS encoding ABC transporter ATP-binding protein — translation MPVIEVKNVKKYYGDVRGVENLSFEVEEGEIYGFLGPNGAGKTTTVKILVKIIKDYTGNIKVFGKDLKQWGKDYYQKIGVSFEFPAVYSKLTALENLEFFASFYKKHFDPIEVLKMVGLDKEANQLVTEFSKGMKKKLDLARALLPDPEILFLDEPLEGLDPASARKIKDLLLEMRENGKTIFLTTHNMYVADELCDRVGFIVEGAIRLVDNPKELKVKMGKRLVKVEYATSGSVEVKEFPLEDLGKNEEFLNIIKNHEIRRINTEEPTLEEIFLKVTGRRLV, via the coding sequence ATGCCGGTTATTGAGGTTAAAAATGTCAAAAAGTATTATGGCGATGTCAGAGGTGTAGAGAATTTAAGCTTCGAAGTCGAGGAAGGAGAAATCTACGGCTTCTTGGGCCCTAATGGTGCTGGAAAAACTACAACGGTGAAAATTTTAGTGAAAATAATCAAAGATTATACCGGTAATATTAAGGTCTTCGGTAAGGATTTAAAGCAATGGGGCAAAGACTACTATCAGAAGATAGGTGTTTCCTTTGAGTTTCCTGCGGTATATTCAAAGCTCACTGCACTAGAAAACCTTGAGTTCTTTGCATCCTTCTACAAAAAGCACTTCGACCCAATAGAAGTCTTGAAGATGGTAGGTCTTGATAAAGAGGCTAATCAGTTAGTTACGGAATTCTCAAAGGGAATGAAAAAGAAACTCGATCTTGCGAGGGCATTGCTCCCGGATCCCGAGATACTCTTCCTCGATGAGCCCCTTGAAGGCCTCGACCCCGCGAGTGCAAGGAAAATTAAGGACCTGCTCCTTGAAATGCGCGAGAATGGAAAGACGATTTTCCTTACGACGCACAACATGTACGTTGCGGATGAGCTGTGTGATAGGGTAGGGTTCATCGTGGAGGGGGCTATAAGGCTCGTTGACAATCCAAAGGAGCTTAAGGTCAAGATGGGGAAGCGTCTGGTTAAAGTTGAATACGCTACCAGCGGAAGCGTTGAGGTTAAGGAATTTCCGCTCGAGGATCTTGGTAAAAACGAGGAGTTCCTCAACATAATCAAAAATCACGAGATAAGGAGGATAAACACCGAAGAGCCTACACTGGAGGAGATATTCCTCAAAGTGACGGGGAGGAGACTTGTATGA
- a CDS encoding ABC transporter permease codes for MSFVRKFAAIYKTDLKLLRRDPMLLYSVAMALVLLLIVRYFKDRMGILYPVMALLTLIFIPMIFGMIPGFMMADEKENKTIQALQVIPISSEAFLVYRLTWASLITLVLTAIAPYILDVEVPQKGLLALMVLFLLEVWIYGLIITVLSESRMQALTVSKVIGWLLILPPAVKLVVLWRNLSTDWSKFTAFLPTYWAYKIFEGIPFNNYSDFPTALLVHVAWLLPLVLLFRRKIL; via the coding sequence ATGAGCTTCGTGAGAAAATTTGCCGCCATCTACAAAACGGATCTTAAGTTATTGAGAAGGGACCCTATGCTCCTCTACAGCGTAGCAATGGCTTTGGTGCTTTTGCTCATCGTCCGCTACTTCAAGGACAGAATGGGAATACTTTATCCCGTAATGGCGCTCCTCACACTGATCTTCATACCCATGATATTCGGCATGATACCCGGCTTTATGATGGCGGACGAAAAGGAGAACAAAACTATACAGGCACTCCAAGTTATCCCAATTTCCAGTGAGGCTTTTCTCGTGTATCGGCTTACATGGGCTTCCTTAATAACTCTAGTTCTCACGGCAATTGCTCCATATATCCTTGATGTGGAGGTCCCCCAAAAGGGTTTGCTGGCTCTCATGGTACTATTTCTCTTAGAGGTATGGATTTACGGGCTGATTATCACCGTCCTCTCGGAGTCGAGGATGCAAGCATTAACGGTCTCCAAGGTAATTGGCTGGCTCCTCATCCTGCCACCAGCGGTAAAGCTCGTTGTGCTCTGGAGGAACCTCTCAACAGACTGGAGCAAGTTCACCGCGTTTTTACCGACATACTGGGCCTACAAGATCTTTGAAGGGATTCCCTTCAATAATTACAGTGACTTTCCAACAGCACTCCTTGTCCATGTAGCGTGGCTCCTTCCGCTAGTTTTATTGTTTAGGAGAAAGATTCTCTGA
- a CDS encoding helix-turn-helix domain-containing protein, with protein MRMKRVKIGIPHSHELFKGFEWLVEAIEWAYGDTYFTIGTDIVKLVEVKFRKGINVDDIIEKLRALPETRDVKLFPRGDHYLIYLRASLGPRREEAERLFELQRKGLVIFESGTFSAGESVLSVLCEDGLVSEVIRRFKEVYHARVISVEDHAPGNSILSKLTGRQAEVLLLAYKSGYFDEPRRVTLRELAQMLDLSPSTVKEHLRKAQRKILEETIEG; from the coding sequence ATGCGTATGAAAAGGGTAAAGATTGGGATTCCTCACAGCCATGAGCTCTTTAAAGGGTTTGAGTGGCTGGTGGAAGCGATAGAGTGGGCCTATGGGGATACCTACTTCACAATAGGCACGGACATAGTCAAGCTCGTTGAGGTAAAGTTCAGGAAGGGCATTAATGTCGATGATATTATCGAAAAGCTTCGCGCACTGCCTGAGACAAGGGACGTTAAATTATTTCCACGAGGTGACCACTATCTCATCTACCTTCGGGCCTCACTCGGGCCCAGGAGGGAGGAGGCGGAACGGCTCTTCGAGCTCCAGAGGAAGGGCCTGGTGATATTTGAGAGCGGAACCTTTTCGGCTGGAGAAAGTGTCTTAAGCGTTCTATGTGAAGATGGACTGGTGAGCGAGGTCATAAGGAGATTTAAGGAGGTTTACCATGCCCGCGTGATAAGCGTCGAGGATCACGCCCCCGGCAATAGCATCCTCTCAAAGCTCACCGGGAGGCAGGCGGAGGTTCTTCTTCTTGCATATAAGAGCGGCTACTTCGATGAGCCGAGGCGTGTAACGCTTAGGGAGCTCGCCCAGATGCTTGATTTGAGCCCTTCAACGGTCAAGGAGCACTTAAGGAAGGCGCAGAGAAAAATTTTAGAAGAAACCATTGAGGGTTAA
- a CDS encoding thiamine-phosphate kinase, translated as MEREIINLFMKHFKNQGDFPLGDDTGALKLGDEWLVATNDMLVKSTDVPEIMTPEQVGFKVFTMNISDVASMGAEPIAFLFSLGVPKDFDMDYLEGIAKGIAKASEFYSTPIISADTNEACDLIIDGIALGKTKRLLTRSGANAGDLVCVTGDIGRALAGLKVYFENLEVGERTRKALYEKLLEPKARVREGVVLGRYANSAIDISDGMSKELHLIAEMSGVKILIDSEKLPIQKEVFEVAELLGLDPIEIALASGEEFELIFTVPEEHLDKLDFDFTVIGRVEKGEGVYLKRDEELTRMPVLGWEHLTKP; from the coding sequence ATGGAGCGCGAAATAATAAATCTCTTTATGAAGCATTTTAAAAATCAGGGTGATTTTCCATTGGGAGACGATACTGGAGCATTAAAGCTCGGCGATGAATGGTTGGTGGCAACTAATGACATGCTCGTGAAAAGTACGGATGTTCCGGAAATAATGACACCGGAGCAGGTCGGCTTTAAAGTTTTCACGATGAACATCAGCGACGTCGCTTCGATGGGGGCTGAGCCGATAGCATTCCTCTTTTCGCTTGGTGTTCCTAAGGACTTTGATATGGATTATTTAGAAGGAATAGCAAAGGGCATTGCTAAAGCATCTGAGTTTTACAGTACGCCAATAATAAGTGCCGATACAAATGAGGCATGCGATTTGATAATTGACGGAATAGCTCTGGGAAAAACCAAAAGATTGCTCACAAGGAGCGGGGCAAATGCTGGCGACTTAGTTTGTGTTACGGGGGACATCGGAAGGGCTTTAGCTGGGCTTAAAGTATATTTTGAGAACCTTGAGGTGGGAGAGAGGACAAGAAAAGCGCTTTACGAGAAGCTTTTGGAGCCAAAGGCGAGAGTTAGAGAGGGAGTTGTTTTAGGGAGGTATGCAAACTCCGCTATAGACATAAGTGACGGCATGAGTAAAGAATTGCACCTGATAGCGGAGATGAGCGGCGTTAAAATTTTAATCGATTCAGAAAAGCTGCCTATACAAAAGGAGGTCTTTGAAGTTGCTGAGCTTCTGGGATTAGACCCAATTGAGATTGCCTTAGCGTCTGGAGAAGAATTTGAGCTCATCTTTACCGTTCCTGAGGAGCACTTGGATAAGCTTGACTTTGATTTCACAGTGATTGGAAGGGTTGAAAAAGGAGAGGGGGTTTATTTAAAGCGGGACGAAGAGCTTACGAGGATGCCGGTTCTGGGATGGGAGCATCTAACGAAACCCTAA